One region of Vigna angularis cultivar LongXiaoDou No.4 chromosome 10, ASM1680809v1, whole genome shotgun sequence genomic DNA includes:
- the LOC128194349 gene encoding uncharacterized protein LOC128194349 isoform X2, producing MLNISIIQLWCMYMDTIVVEQGRSSMYGFVELQTIQPSGNTLQNRQHYLQTWMDESKRDVYLVPYIDGMHWQLMVIIPKACKIIWFCSLHRKMKNDLRTMLQGVIGKSRGQLVQILYPKCNQQLDSWECGFYVMCWIKTIIRAGITDDWNERFKSTSSIPEDAIRQIRQEWTAYLLQRWS from the exons atgttgaatatttccatcattcagctgtggtgcat gtacatggacacaatcgttgtagaacaaggtcggtcttccatgtacggatttgttgaacttcagaccattcaaccgtctggtaacacacttcaaaacagacaacattatttgcaaacatggatggatgagtcaaaaagagacgtataccttgtgccatacattgatgg Catgcactggcagctgatggtcatcattcccaaagcatgtaaaattatatggttttgttcgttgcataggaagatgaaaaatgacttgagaacaatgcttcaagg agttattggtaaatcacgtggtcaactggttcaaattttgtatccaaag tgtaaccagcagctagattcatgggaatgtggcttctatgtgatgtgttggattaagaccatcattcgagctggcattacagatgactggaatgag cgcttcaagagtacatcgtCTATACCAGAGGACGCAATTAgacagataaggcaggagtggaccgcttatcttctgcaaagatggagttag
- the LOC128194349 gene encoding uncharacterized protein LOC128194349 isoform X1 — translation MSQETLRQMDLQWEERLNQSMRSMEQRFMEQLQEQKEIQRALEEKLHSMTQGNMGAAETPTPPRVSTRGSCSTVGPTQYSGQYELLVDGDPPRIVAVGRVLEGGQTIHGVPTLPQHVRVTIDEVRDPQAQVLVPTPEINFVGEAIESFIAWPRALIMSHIATPKFTRPQKQPIHDTVIHEDDDMAEAEDDPLSKLMTRLPRLKKAPLELYWDLRVFGLPPHVPVYITLSDALEMIGETGC, via the exons atgagtcaggagacactgaggcagatggatcttcagtgggaggaaagactcaaccaaagcatgagatcaatggagcaacgattcatggagcagctacaagaacaaaaagaaatacaaagagcgcttgaagaaaagctgcattccatgacgcaaggcaacatgggggccgctgaaactcccacaccacctcgggtcagcactagaggatcatgctctacTGTAGGACCCACTCAGTATAGTGGTCAgtatgagctgttggttgatggggatcccccacgcattgtggctgtcggacgagtgcttgagggagggcagactattcatggtgttcccacattaccccagcacgtgcgtgtgacgattgacgaggttcgggatccccaggctcaggtgcttgtacccactccagaaattaactttgtgggggaggccatagaatcatttatagcctggcctagagcattgatcatgtcacacatcgctactccaaag ttcacacgtcctcagaagcagccaattcatgatacagtcatacatgaagatgatgacatggctgaagcggaggatgatcctctatcaaagctaatgacaagattacccaggttgaagaaagcaccattagaactatactgggatttgagagtatttggtcttcccccacatgtgccagtttatatcacattatctgatgcattggagatgaTTGGGGAGaccggatgttga